In Vicingus serpentipes, the following are encoded in one genomic region:
- a CDS encoding class I SAM-dependent methyltransferase yields the protein MKTIILSSIITLMVSSTVFAQQHHHKKDENNTTNLANEHMHQSSTEELIKRFESPERDAYQQPEKVLNYLEPLKGKKVIDIGAGSGYFSVKLAKQGAIVIAADVSDELQAALKNRIEENKLQNIELRKIPYDSPSLANNEVDIALIVNTYHHIENRSEYFSKVKKGIVANGELVIIDFFKTDVPVGPPTNHKVSIDEVIAELKKAGYINFEVNVDLLPYQYIIKAK from the coding sequence ATGAAAACAATCATCCTTTCAAGCATAATTACCTTAATGGTTTCATCTACTGTATTTGCTCAGCAACATCACCATAAAAAAGATGAAAATAACACAACAAATTTAGCTAACGAACACATGCATCAATCTTCTACCGAAGAATTGATTAAGCGATTTGAATCTCCAGAGCGTGACGCTTATCAGCAACCTGAAAAAGTTCTGAATTATCTTGAACCATTAAAAGGTAAAAAAGTAATAGATATTGGAGCAGGTTCGGGTTATTTTTCAGTAAAATTAGCCAAACAAGGTGCCATAGTAATTGCTGCAGATGTTAGTGATGAATTACAAGCTGCACTAAAAAATCGAATTGAAGAAAATAAACTCCAAAACATAGAGCTTAGAAAAATACCTTATGATAGCCCTAGTTTAGCGAACAATGAAGTAGATATAGCTCTAATAGTAAATACTTATCATCATATAGAAAATAGAAGCGAGTATTTTTCAAAAGTTAAAAAAGGTATTGTGGCAAATGGTGAATTGGTGATTATTGATTTTTTTAAAACAGATGTCCCTGTTGGACCACCTACAAATCATAAAGTTTCTATAGATGAAGTAATAGCTGAACTTAAAAAAGCTGGCTATATCAATTTTGAAGTTAATGTTGACTTACTTCCTTATCAATACATAATAAAAGCAAAATAA
- a CDS encoding fatty acid desaturase family protein: MRDKHLHIPEHSELLKTIYREVDEKLKVNQSAFRLRIWGKFIFYSSFSVLFYTLLFQTNNPYLFISYFIFYGLTVLLFAFNFSHDFSHNTIFKSKKLNNLCFTLIYTLVGAHAEAWKERHVGSHHYAPNVKDYDSDLNITSLIRVIPKSEYHWYHRFQHFYAPFAYTSYSMYWIFIKDFVILFSKDTYNQKKDFNYHLSFWTQKAVYLSYLLALPILFSNQAWQIVIIAFILMHLIQSLFLLLTFFMTHHVEKTEYPETDKNGYIRTSWLMNQVKSSNDMHPFSETANFILGGFNNHIAHHIFPHYHHIYYPKLNRILYDILLRNNITPNQTSYWGGILSHINLLKLRGLKKEKQFTTIAKKS; encoded by the coding sequence TTGAGAGATAAGCACTTACATATCCCAGAGCACAGCGAACTCTTAAAGACCATTTATAGAGAAGTTGATGAGAAATTGAAAGTAAACCAATCTGCCTTTAGGTTAAGAATATGGGGTAAATTCATTTTTTACAGCTCTTTCTCAGTGCTGTTTTATACTTTACTATTCCAAACCAACAACCCATACCTATTTATTAGCTACTTCATATTTTACGGGCTGACTGTCCTATTATTCGCCTTTAACTTCTCTCATGATTTCTCTCACAATACTATTTTCAAGAGTAAAAAACTCAACAACCTGTGTTTTACACTTATTTATACACTTGTTGGGGCACATGCAGAAGCATGGAAAGAAAGACATGTAGGTTCTCACCACTATGCTCCGAACGTAAAAGACTATGACTCTGACTTAAATATCACTTCGCTCATTCGTGTAATTCCTAAAAGCGAATATCATTGGTATCATCGTTTTCAGCATTTCTACGCTCCATTTGCCTACACATCTTACTCAATGTATTGGATATTTATCAAAGACTTCGTTATCCTTTTTTCAAAAGACACTTACAACCAAAAGAAGGATTTTAATTACCATTTATCTTTTTGGACGCAAAAGGCTGTTTATCTAAGCTATCTCCTTGCACTGCCTATTCTTTTTTCAAACCAAGCTTGGCAAATCGTTATAATCGCTTTTATCCTGATGCATTTGATACAGTCTTTATTTCTTCTTCTAACTTTTTTCATGACACATCATGTTGAAAAAACTGAATACCCAGAGACTGATAAGAATGGATATATTCGTACAAGTTGGTTGATGAATCAGGTTAAAAGCTCAAATGATATGCATCCATTCAGCGAAACAGCAAATTTTATTCTTGGGGGTTTTAACAATCATATTGCTCACCATATATTTCCGCACTACCACCATATTTACTATCCGAAATTGAACAGAATTCTGTACGATATTTTGCTAAGAAACAACATAACCCCAAATCAAACTTCGTATTGGGGTGGAATTTTATCACATATTAATTTGTTGAAATTAAGAGGTTTAAAAAAAGAAAAACAGTTTACAACAATAGCTAAAAAATCATAG